One Mus musculus strain C57BL/6J chromosome 2, GRCm38.p6 C57BL/6J genomic window, TCTTGAACTCTCAGCAGCTGAGAGTTGGACCATCTGCCCAAGACTTGCACATGATTGTGGCCTTATGAATTCATTTTATCAGGTAGGAAGAGACAAGGTCCTACCCCTTCTTGTATCTATAACAGTTAAAGATCACTGTGGCAGAGACATGTTTTTTTCAGTGATGCAGTCACTAGCACTAGCTAGTGGCCCAGCTCCTGAAAATAACCCTCCACTTTTGCTTCTGTGAGTGACCCTACCTTAATTTGTTGgtttacaggaagaaaaaaatttatgGTAGTTGAAAGACCATAGTAgttgagaagagaaaagaagtcaACAGGAATAAGagtggggaagaagaaaggacaatGGGAGGATGAATATGTGTAtgaaaatgttatatattataatgtCATTATGTATAATTCATACATGCTCACATACCTACAAAACAAAAGTATTACAGTCGAAAAAGTTCTCTCCTTATTAAAGGTTAAGAGTCACTGGGTACTGgcgatgcatgcctttaatcccagcactcaggaggcagaggcaggggaaatctcttgagtttaaggccagcccagtctacagagtgagctccagggcaaccagggctacacagagaaaccctgtttcagaaacacaccccaccaccaccaccaccaccacccccggccacacacacacacaacaaaacaaaacaaaaccaataatctttggttcagggtcttcctgtgcTGTTGTCTGGTTAAATGAAAAATCAAGAGCTACCGAAAGTGTAGCATACACAGTTGCACACAGTGCATAAAGCTTGGTAGTAATGAGATGGTGTCCCTGGCTTATATATTTATTGTACTTTTATGATTGTTTTAGAGTGTGTTCTTTGTACTTATAAAATCTTGTGCCATGTATTGATAgctcactcctgtaatcccaacactacaTATGTAGAGGCAGGAGCAATTCAAGTTAATCCttaactacatagtaagttttgAAGCTAGTCTTAGTATGGCCTCCCTATCTCAATCTCTACTCTGCATAAAGTAATAaaacctcaaaagaaaaaaaaaaaagaagaagaaatgttaaatgtttccaaggctttcttcttttcttttcttttcttttttcttttctttttttcccatggaATCCATTGTATAAAATATGCACTTgaaggttgttttgtttattgattttgttttttttttttttttttttttgagacagagtctcactatgtagcctttgcTAGCCTGAACTTGacctgtacaccaggctggccttacagaAATCAAcctacttctgcttcccaagttctgggactaaactaccacaCCAGAACAAGCACTTGAAGAGTCCTCCTGGTCTCAGGAAGTGATCCCCTCAGGCTGCTTCACTGCTTCTTGTCTTATCGCTGTGTTTGAATCTGGTAGCATGTCAGCTGGAGCTGGgcatgaaaggaaaagaaggcacTTTCCAATTTGCAGCTCCCAGAACCTGCCTTAGTGCCTTCTGTCTTTAgctgtgtttttttaaaatatcttatattttatgTCAGTATCTCTTACTGTTCCTTTTGATTTAATGTTTAGTTTTCAAAATTTATAGGAAAAGTGCCTCTACAGTAAATTCACTTTATAATTAGAAACTAGTGGGTCACATCACACGCTGATGTTCTCCTTCCCACCTACTCGTTCCTTTttactgtgtgtctgtctccttttctgtGCTGAACAAAGCCATGTGTAAGGCTTTGCTACAGTTACAAACTTATATCCAGACCCTAAACTAGCAGCACTTATATGTCACTAGTATTTTATCTCTAAGTTGCATGTGCAGTAGACGCCATGAAGGCCCATCCACATCTCAAGTAAGTCTGGAAATAGAATGCACCAATGACAGCGTCATCACTGAGCagattgtttcctttttaaataaaattctctctctggAACTTGATAGGCAAGGACTGAAATCATGGGAAGGTACCTCTGGGCACTCAGTGGTGAAAAGTTGTCTGTTGAGCAGGAAGCACATGGAGGTAGGAAGCCTGAGCTCTGACCTAGAGTTCTCACTCTTCCATTTATAAACTCTGTGAGGTTCTTCACCTTGGACCAGTCATTGGGATATCAAATGTCTGTGGTTTCTATAGTTTTGGATTCTATATGCACAGATTTAACCATCAGTGATAGAGATCTATCAACTTTTCTTTCTTATCATTATTTCCCAAATAATAAAATCTAACAAATATTTGCTTAACATTTACTTTGTATTATATATTGTAAGTAATTTACAAAGAATTGATGTGTACAGGAGTGCCATATATAAATACTTCTTCCTCCCTCagtgctagagattgaactcaggatcttggtcaaggtaggcaagcattctaccatatTCCTCATTTTCCTGCTGTACCATTTTATATTAGGGATTTAGCATCCATGAATTTTATATTCAATAGAGGTCCTGGGACCAATTTTCTATGGATACTAAGATGTCATTCAGGCTCCTCCTCCCTGAAATATCTCATGATCAGCCTGTGATCACAACCATAGATCCTAGGAGAGGATGCCAGAACAGCCAGGAGCAAAAGAAACCTCAGGCAAGCACCATGAGAACTGACTCCCTGGcagcttcagtgagacagctcattTTAGTGTGGGGAGCAAAGGGTATTTAAACCTTTGAGGGGTGAGTAGGGACCACCAGGCTTAGTGGACATCATTGTCAGGGGCCAGGGTGCTGGGGAGGCCTCATTAACATTAGTAGGAATTTCAGGTGCTGCTAGGCATGACCTTATAAGGCAACAGGAAATTAAAGCTATGTGACCACCCCCACATATCTTTGTGAAAACATTTCCATTCCATCTGTCAAATCATGGCTAAGAAGTTCCAGGGTTTCCTGCATTCCAAGAATGTTGATATATTGTCTTGACCATTTTGAAGTTGttagtgggtttgtttttttgttttgtttccttttgtttaacCCACAGAAGTTTTATGTCATTTAGCCTGGTCTAAAAGCTTGGGATCAGAACTGTTTCTgacttgttttctgtttcctggtggtggtggtgatggttttgtctgtcttggtttgatttggtttggattATGTTGACTTATCAGTTAAACCACCACGATAGGAAATTTGAAGTGCTCTGAAACCTTAGGCTATTGCAAGACTTTTAGCACTTCCTTCTAGGTCCTGAACTTTAAGAATAGGAATGCATACCTAGTTATTGCAGCTTCATTTAAAAGCTTTTGAAacctaaaaacaatttttattgtatttggcaggttttttttaaaaaaaaaaaaaaaaaaaaggattgtctCTGTTTCAATCATCTATAAACAAAATTTCATGAGAGTTTTAGAAAAAAGTACATAACAACTGAATTCAGATGACATTGAAGGTTTCTCATCTAAGCTTTCTAAAAGGTCTTTAGGTTGTAGTCTGGGTAGAGTGTGGGATTGTGGTGCTGCAGGTGCTGGGAGGAGCTCTGTTCAATGTGAGGAGTGCTGGGTGACCCAGAGTGAGACTGGGCTGAGGCTGGAAGCCAGTAGGGGCCAAACCTTAGAAAGTGACATATTAATGGTTTTGTgtagcaggaaaagaaagttgaatctttttttttttttttttttttttttttttttggtttttccagacagggtttctctgtataaccctggctgtcctgaaaaatcactttgtagaccaggctggcctcgaacacagaaatccgcctgcctctgcctcccaagtgctgggattaaaggcgtgcgccaccatcacccagcaagttgaatcattttatttcatgtttattttatagtttgtttTTCTAATGCTGGCTTTTATACATGCAAGTCAAGAGTTCTACTGTTCAAGTGTGATTCTAGTCCCAACTAAAGCCATACATTTAGGTTTAAAAAACAGTATAACACAATAGATTATGCTAGTGCAGAGGCAAGCCAGTTTctttgagtttgagaacagcctgctctatatagtgtgactctgcctcaaaaataaaataaaataaataaatgaaaattttaaacaaGCATGTAACATTTCATATGTCTGACAAAAGGCAGTTTGTCTTGCTTCAAGTCCTAGCTTCCCTGTTTTCTATCTGTCTTTGTTGGACAATTTAGTATCTCTTGGCATAAAATGTGATAATTGAACCTTGACTATTAGTATTAATAAGGATAATTCATAGTCATAATAAGTGTAAGCTACTGCCTAGTTACtgttatttacttatctattattttagttttagaaTATTATTTTGGCTTCAGTGAAAATGTGGCAAAAGATAAGTGTGGCTTGAATTGGGGTGCTGGCAACACTTTTTAAGACCTTCAGTAGGTGATTAAAGCATTAGATGGTGCCAGACCTGTCATTATTTTATCTATTCCTTACCTTAAATAAAGTATAATTTACAAAGTAGTCATAGGGAGAGGTTAAAAGTAATAGATAACCATAAAATAGCTATAACAGTATGTGTTGCGATATTATGTGAATGTTGGCTGTCTCaaactgtagggttttttttCATCCAGTGTTTTCAGACTACAGCTGTGCTGATATACTGGATTATAAAATTGCAGATCAAGAGACTGATGGATATATTGTGTAAGAGGTTCTCAGGGGTAGAACCCTCAGCATACATGTGCTAGGGACTGGGAGAGTAGGAACAGGAGTACCTCAAGTTATCTGTGAGTGACAGTGACTTAAATACAAAAAtctctgaggcaggaggctgtCCCTTCTGTGCTGCTCTTCTCTACTGAGGCCTGTCACATTATGTTATTTGTCTCCTTGAACATGTCTCGGGGGTCCTTACTTTCCTGAATTAAAGTGTTCACACTTCACTGAGCTGTGATTGTAAGCATCCTTTGCCCACAGTAAGAAAGcatggataaaaataaataaaaatacaagttgGATCACATGGTTCTTTGTTCAAGTGTACAGATCTCCTAGGATTACTACAGTTGCagcatttgttttcctttactgATGATGTGAGGCTTTATTCAGGCAAAATTATACCATTCCCACAGCACCCAGTTTATGAAAACGGAAAGCACCCTTTATGACATTATCCAAAAAAGTAGTGTGTTATTTCAATTTGCATTGTTTTAGATAAGTAGAAACAAGATTGAACTGTAAGATTCAAAGACTTGGTACCTAAATATCTGTGTACTGTCACTCCACTCAAGTGGAGTACCTAACTAaactgaggaagaaggagagaacaaatAGCACCATTTCCAAATATTAGCCAATATCTAATAAATGATAAAGGAAAATTGAGGCTGAATATTGTCTCTCAGCTGTAACGTCTTGTGCAGCTGAATTAGACTTCCTCGGGTGCCATGTACTGTTACCATGCTTCCTTCCTGTGACACTGTCCTTTGTTCTTAGGGACACAAAAAAATAggactttcccccctctctcctctggtACTGTACTTCAGCCCAAATCCcaactcctccctctctccatccccaccTCTGCCCATGTTTCTTACTGGCAATCTGAATTCTGCTCATTTACCTATGAGGAAGATTGCCGACCGACAAGGAAACAGCTTTCAGATACATCCTGTGGGCGCACCAAGCCAGCGCCTACTGTGCCGTCGGGAATTCCTCTATGGGAATAAATGGTAATGAGTTGTCCAGCAcgctagagtgtgtgtgtgccctagCACACAagttgccctgccctgccctgccctgccccaccccctttcttccttttcccaagcccctctctctgcttctcctcctactcctttaGCCCCTCCCTCTGTGCCTTAGTTCTGCAGTAGGCTGGCTTTACGAACATTCCTGCATTGCAAGGCTTTCGGTTAAGGATGTATTGTGGCTTTTGTTTGGATTTCAGCATGCAGAATCACAGGTAACACTCTGAAATTGAGCTAAGCAGATAAATTGTATTAAGGTGTTTGCAGAGATATAATAGTACATTGGATTTAATGGAGAAAATAATCTTGGTTAATTTTTATCAATGATAATGTCTTCAGGATTACCATAAGGAGATTCTCCTACAACacgtaaaataaaagaaaatgagggtTTATAATTTCTTTATGTTGATCTTGGAAGCATGGTATTGCTGTTCCTCCAAAGTAAGGGCCGTTTATGGAGGAGGCTGCTTAGGGTGAAGTGGGAGGGGTGCTGGCAGTCAGAGCTAGCTAGGTTCTTTGTCTAGGATGTggaatgcaaaatgtaaaatgctctctccttttcttctatcAGCTGTTCAGAGGAGACTCATTACAACTCCTGCTGAAGCTACtaatcttcctccctctgcccctcccccacccacacttGGCCTGAAGACACTGTCCCCAGTTTGCCTTACTCCCTTGCTATGTGTTTGGTGAAACTGGCAGTATGGCTGCGTCTGGGACTGGCCAGACAACTGCTGTTGGCTTTCCCTATTCCAGGAAGAATTTAAAGGGAAATTGTACAGCAGGCAGTATACCCACCACAGCAGCAACCTCAGGAACGTGATGACTAGGGCTCCCTGGCTTTGTCACAGGCATGCAAAGCTGACTGCAGTGACAGTAGCTGCTCCTGAGAACTGAGACAGCAGCCAGGTGGCAGCATGAAGTGAGAGCCAGTTCCTGAGCACGAGATGAACTCCACCTGGGATGGTAATCAGAGCAGCCATCCTTTCTGTCTTCTGGCACTGGGCTACTTGGAAACTGTCAGGTTCTGTCTTTTGGAAGTGCTGATTATTGTCTTTCTAACTGTATTGATTATTTCTGGCAACATCattgtgatttttgtgtttcactGTGCACCTCTGTTGAACCATCATTCTACAAGTTATTTTATTCAGACAATGGCATATGCTGACCTCTTGGTTGGGGTAAGCTGCCTGGTCCCTTCCTTATCACTCCTCTACTACCCTCTTCCGATTGAGGAGGCCATGACTTGCCAagtatttggttttgtagtgtCAGTTCTGAAGAGTATCTCTATGGCTTCTCTGGCCTGTATCAGCATTGATAGATATATTGCCATCACTAAGCCTTTAACCTATAATACCCTGGTTACTCCCTGGAGACTACGCCTCTGTATTTTTCTGATTTGGCTGTATTCcaccctggtcttcctgccttccttcttccactggGGTAAACCCGGATATCATGGAGATGTATTTCAGTGGTGTGCAGAGTCCTGGCACACCAACTCCTACTTCACATTGTTCATCGTGATGATGCTGTACGCCCCAGCTGCCCTCATTGTCTGCTTCACGTATTTCAACATCTTCCGCATCTGCCAGCAGCACACAAAAGAAATCAGCGAAAGGCAAGCCCGATTCAGCAGCCAGAATGGGGAGACTGGGGAACCCCAGACCTGTCCAGATAAGCGCTATGCCATGGTCCTATTCAGAATCACCAGTGTGTTTTATGTCCTCTGGTTGCCATACATCATCTACTTCTTGCTGGAGAGTTCTACTGGCTGCAGCAGCCGCCTTGCATCCTTCCTGACTACCTGGCTTGCTATTAGTAACAGTTTCTGCAACTGTATCATTTACAGTCTCTCCAACAGTGTTTTCCAGCGAGGACTAAAGGGCCTTTCAGGGTCTCTGTGTACTTCTTGTGCAAGTCACACCACAGCCAAGGACCCTTACACAGTTAGGTGCAAAGGACCCCCTAATGGATCTCATATCTGAGGGGGGCTCATATATTCAGTCGCTCTATTTTCAAGGAGAAAGGATGGCTTTGgttcagttttttttctctccatctctgcttccAGTTCACTAGAGAAGTAAGAGCAGCTACAGACTATCCAGATAACCTTCATAGTTTGCAGAAGTTGCTTCCTAAATGagatttaaaattagaagaatcaGGATCATAAAAAGAATCACTCTTGATCCAGTTTTTGAAATGTCATGGAAGTGACTACAGTTCTCAGATTCAAAAGGAGTAAAGCCATAGTTGACACCTCTCCCCACTGGCGTGGCTGAATCTGGGTGTGAAAAGCATCAGCATGTTAAAAATAACCATTTTCTTGCCCCTTTCTGGATTCTTAAATGCAAGTTGGAATTTATGTGCAATTGGTTATCTTCTAACAGAAAATATTAACATATATTGATGAACTAGCAAGGATTTTCTTTATCTGTGCCAAAATATAACTGTACTGCAAGTTTCAGCATTCATTTGGAtagtgaaatattttcttttcttgccttttgAGAGCAATCTCCATAGGATGAGTAATGTGAGCACGGAATATTACTTTATAGAGTTTTGAAATGAAGCAACTGTGCAGTGAAGCCATACAGTGTGTGAGAGCCAGCTGCTTTCACGACATGCTTCTGAGCATCGTGAGCATGTGTGCAGTAATGACATTACAGTGCTCTTTCTGGGCCTCTGTCTGTAAATATTGAGAATGTGTACACTGAGTTGGATTTTTTATAACAAAATGTATTTaatctaaataaataatagagGGACAGCTGTCCAATTGTAATgtgaaaatatgttttttaaagtgACTGTAGTGTTTTCTGTTCTAATCCAAAGTCTTCAATGAGAACTGAGTCCACTGACGCAATCAGCCCAGGGTCAATGTAAACTGTCTGTCTTCTAAATAGTCAGCTAGCATCACagttttggaaaacattttttggACCCTATTAAGGAGGCCTcctggaaggggagaaggggactCTGGTTGGGCCAAGTCTCCTTCATGCTATcctatttttggaaaaaaatcctTTGAGATACATTTCTTGCCTcacttgtctggttttgttttttcaaagcaTTAACAAATGTATAGAATTTTATTGTTTAGAACTCAAATGTTCTGTGTTTATATGTagagttaactttttaaaagtgtcATTTTTATTGTCAGAAAAATTAATTGGCCTCTGCCTTTGGCTAGAGGTTGTAGTGTGCATACAACAGTTATATTTAGTGAAGTGGACAATGGAGGAAACCCAAAAAAGGACACAGATACTTTATAAAATAGGCAGATATGCCTCGGCTTTTCACCCTGATGTTAAAAgactgttcttttaaaaaagaagacatgtttctttccttacacacacacaccattctggTATTGCACCCTTGCAAACAAGGCAAGTAAATTTTACTTGTATATCCATAGCAGAATTTATTTGTTCTGTTTGCTGTGTTTTCTGATTTTCCTAAAACTCACTATCTAGACCAGACTGGACtgaactcacaaaaatccacctgtctctgctgggattaaagatccaCCCTACCCTACTTCCAGCcaattttgattttatgttttagacattgattttattttaacctCATATGTGTTCTGCTTTAAGTTTTTTAAGTGACTGAGAATTATAAAACCATTTAAACTTCAGATTCCAAGTTCTATTGGCAGGTgggtctcttgagttcaaggtcagctgctgagaggaagagagaaatagaTTCTGAGTTCTCCAAATCTTGCTTGTTCTTTATATGTAGTATTAGCCAAGTTTGGCTCTGATGATTCAGAATTTAGAGCTCATGCTGAAAATGCAGGGTTAGAAATAGCTTTGTTGGATTTCAGCTTCAAGGAGAAAATCTTTTCCCCTGGCTTCTGAAAAACAGTTTGTAATACATTTCTCCTTGCATTGCACAGCTCTATAGATTTGGTTTGGATTTGGTTTCAtttccacatggtggctcacaaccatcgctaatgggatgcaatgccctcttctgctaggtctgaacacagctacagtgtactcaaataaaataaataaatttttttaaaaaaactgtaatAAGAGAGTTGACTTCACTCTTAGAAGGAGTTAAgtcccttttgttttttgttctgggATTCCATTTTGTAACAGtgaaaaagaaaattgttctGGTAATATCTAACCAAGCTGATATGTTAATCTAAACACAGCtttttaaataagtttttttttttttaaagcagatgcTTAGTTTTACTAGTATTAATTTCTGGTTTtattaaagacattttttaaaagggtaGAATTTATATTGCTTTTTGGTGCACAGACTAAAGAAACTAAGTAAGGTAAAGGAAAACATCCAGATAGACCTTCTATTACCCGAGGTACTAACAGACGTCTTTTCAGATTGTCTCATCTCCATTGTGCTGTGTAAATGTTAAGGCTTAAGGAATCGATTCTATAGCTCCATTCATTGTCTGCATGgccattttatttataatttgctGGGTAAGAAGAAATGAAGGGCATAGTTACATAATCTTGGGGAGGGGGAGATTCTCTGCATCATAGACTCAGTTGGTGTTTAATCTTTTTATTCTGCCACATTTATGGCAACATTTGATGACATTTTGTTTGAATACCAATCTGACTAGTTCAGAGTCAGAAAAAATGCATACTTTTATACCTCAGATAGCTCATTTAACTCTGGTATTTCACTAGCGTCAGAATACACATATGCTTTTAGAGATAGTGTAAAATTACTTTGTAGTAAAGTTTGAAGTAAGAACATACTAATTGTTTAACTTGTAAAAGAATTATGTTTTTATACAGTGATTTCAGTGAAAATATTTGTGCCACTTGGAAGTGAGGAAGTAGTTGCACTTGAGCCAGTACCCACCTCAAGACAGAGCACTGAGTAGCCCAAATGGGTACTAGAATTATTCACAAGCTTGCTTCTTCATACTCAAAGTCCTGTTTTGGACAGGTTTTCTTTTTAGCAGTATTGCTGGATAAATTCTATTTGAGTCTTTTATAGTGGCTTTTCCTTTGTACTTAAATAgtttatgtaatatttttaggATTGGAGAAACTTGAACTTTCATACCATAAATGAACTATCTCTTTGAGTGTAACAGCAGGTCTACAGGCTCAGATGGTAGAATGATATGGGAAGGGTTTCCTCGGCTTTTCAAAGATCCATTAGGAAAATGTGCAGTGACTTTGTAGGAAATATCTTAATTGCATTGGCCATGTGCTTCTGTATTAAGAAGATCTGTGAAATACGTTACTGGCAAACCAGGGTTTGTTGTTAAATGATCAGTTTGGAAGACATTTCATGTGGGGAAATAGTAGCATTgtaagtttgttttttgttttgttttgttttgttttgcttttgaagcCTGTAAGTCATGGAATAATGTAGTTTTGTATCATTTTCCTGTCTCAGCCAGCCTAAAGAATAATCAAATGTAAATATACTAAATTATATACAGTGTTGATACATATTGTTGAGGTAACTGTTTCTTATGACTGGCTGCAAGTGAGTCACtggcatttctttaaaaatttgggTGATAAAAGGACATCTGACATAGTAACAGTGAACTTTGAACTGAGAATGTAGAAACCTGATTAGCTGGTTAGTaaagtaggaaaagaaaaagatgctaAAGGTTCTTTCATCCATCATAGGGATCCATAGAACTGATAACAAATGTGGGTGTACCATTTAATGCTTCATGAATAAAAGTGATTActcttatataaatatatctgCCATTGTTTCACATTTATGCAATATGTTATGGTGTGCTTCCATACATTTCTATCGTGCAGGCTCAATGCTAGATCACTACTCCATGCTATTTAGCAACCCCTGAAGACCATATGACAACTTGTTTACTTTTATTGTCTGAACATTTAGTGAGTGCAAGAGACAGTACCCCTGATAGCTACATCCCCAGAGTCTAACACAGAACCTGCTCTAGAGCACAAGTCTTAGTAaacagtaaaattaaaataacagttTTCTAGCTCTGTCCTCTTTTCCTGACATTGGGGGCTTTTgtatccagaagagggcatttccAGTGAGGTGTCATCTCTGTCTTGCAGAAAATTTTATTCTTGAGATGTTTTGTATGGTAAGTCTGTAATTTCA contains:
- the Gpr21 gene encoding probable G-protein coupled receptor 21, with translation MNSTWDGNQSSHPFCLLALGYLETVRFCLLEVLIIVFLTVLIISGNIIVIFVFHCAPLLNHHSTSYFIQTMAYADLLVGVSCLVPSLSLLYYPLPIEEAMTCQVFGFVVSVLKSISMASLACISIDRYIAITKPLTYNTLVTPWRLRLCIFLIWLYSTLVFLPSFFHWGKPGYHGDVFQWCAESWHTNSYFTLFIVMMLYAPAALIVCFTYFNIFRICQQHTKEISERQARFSSQNGETGEPQTCPDKRYAMVLFRITSVFYVLWLPYIIYFLLESSTGCSSRLASFLTTWLAISNSFCNCIIYSLSNSVFQRGLKGLSGSLCTSCASHTTAKDPYTVRCKGPPNGSHI